A section of the Epinephelus moara isolate mb chromosome 3, YSFRI_EMoa_1.0, whole genome shotgun sequence genome encodes:
- the LOC126385642 gene encoding uncharacterized protein LOC126385642 has product MMSTDALKEKQGFGFPLQRLRVVLDPVPERDGGFPQQFWGLDINMDGIEHYIWERRIHHGVRYQKSAVPFPDSVEIGLEFNAALERKEKLDMCLLTNSVMLELCEFAKTVTRSEMYFLFEILEFNFDLGMDMVDEWQCYDLTKRVHTKIRMLRDQIKFKPHRWLETFLLPPLSIPVASAGSEQSERYYPKRNTVVDSSVLTGGSKNSESAEHQDMESNTAAIVIKKQGGVRLKSTADAYPHCKDLGVTLVVRPDNAPKEKLDPNLITNGVMMELLDFSRVLCGTHTGIVCDLVKQNFGYELVRTLFRVQVARLMERKYACQTPEDKSAFRKEVFQVQLNKREQKPKKRKNPDTDYQELEEPTMASNKREMLRLEDDDAKDICQESDLSYMCPVDFETEMQSGSDAEPENMKFESSMPETKFSLDVKEEEEEVFVSPRQPEMNVHNPCLFEVCPKDTALKEIGNLFSEDKKEDMGVKTYKQKLWIRRAPRSKEILKSSRVNDMFAQCRARALDFNIGSGSKQNVDLQLFTNRVLYEVYKFALAMTKSSRNFLFDILGNNFNLFFHNEVHQRNFTSYMFVKEKILQNHPDRWKMEFLSSPFHFPEVYNMVDVTSDFQTRQEAETEQQTNRDSQPSDSSQQEDMEPHPFCKKFGLNLWSTEERLASQKLDLTVLTSGAVLEIFAFIRELCGSLRELVNDILDHNFDLDLQSGLTEASQVIQRWYSTQKSLMRKYTSSPKVSRWFKMVVPLNGHLLLDPEPPTANSLEDLDSEDSKPEMEALDRDEEIEEKKVIRYHFCEEIGLDLDVNSKPGKTKLDLGVLTRGVLLEMHQYVERNCSRYVPALYEILEYNFDLSPQGHRRVEFAWSIAAQVIAIAGKNGRNGQYLNKVIELPFEVSESSQIVCKEEPEDGFGELDLNDNNDIMFVRELKPVDIEVEID; this is encoded by the coding sequence ATGATGTCTACAGACGctctgaaagaaaaacaaggatTTGGGTTTCCTCTGCAAAGGCTGCGAGTCGTCTTGGATCCAGTTCCTGAAAGAGACGGCGGGTTCCCTCAACAGTTTTGGGGTTTGGATATCAACATGGACGGCATTGAACACTACATCTGGGAGCGCCGCATCCACCATGGGGTCAGGTACCAGAAGAGCGCAGTCCCGTTCCCAGACTCTGTTGAAATCGGTTTGGAGTTCAACGCGGCCCTGGAGAGGAAGGAAAAGTTAGATATGTGTCTGCTGACAAACAGCGTGATGCTGGAGCTTTGTGAATTTGCCAAAACGGTGACTAGGTCCGAGATGTATTTCTTGTTTGAAATACTGGAGTTCAACTTTGACCTTGGTATGGACATGGTCGATGAATGGCAGTGTTACGACTTAACAAAACGCGTTCACACTAAAATAAGGATGCTGAGGGATCAAATCAAGTTTAAACCTCATAGATGGCTAGAAACATTTCTACTGCCACCCCTGAGCATTCCAGTAGCATCCGCTGGGTCAGAGCAGTCTGAACGCTACTACCCTAAAAGGAACACTGTCGTGGATAGTTCAGTCCTCACTGGAGGCAGCAAGAACAGCGAGTCTGCAGAACATCAGGATATGGAGAGTAACACAGCTGCAATAGTTATAAAGAAACAAGGAGGAGTCCGATTAAAATCAACAGCTGATGCTTACCCTCACTGTAAAGACCTCGGTGTGACTCTGGTTGTTCGACCAGACAATGCACCCAAAGAGAAGCTGGACCCAAATCTGATAACCAACGGCGTGATGATGGAACTACTCGACTTTTCCAGAGTGCTCTGTGGAACCCACACTGGGATAGTTTGCGACTTGGTCAAGCAAAACTTTGGTTATGAGTTGGTAAGAACTCTGTTCCGTGTTCAGGTAGCCAGGCTGATGGAGAGGAAGTACGCCTGCCAAACACCCGAGGACAAGAGCGCTTTCCGAAAGGAGGTTTTTCAAGTCCAGCTGAACAAACGGGAACAGAAGcctaaaaagagaaaaaacccTGACACAGATTACCAAGAACTGGAAGAACCAACAATGGCCAGTAATAAAAGAGAGATGCTGAGGCTCGAGGACGATGATGCAAAAGACATCTGTCAGGAGAGCGACCTGTCATACATGTGTCCAGTTGATTTTGAGACAGAAATGCAGTCAGGTTCAGATGCCGAACCAGAGAACATGAAGTTTGAGAGTTCTATGCCTGAAACAAAGTTTTCTCTGGATgtaaaggaggaagaggaggaagtttTCGTCTCCCCACGGCAGCCTGAGATGAACGTCCACAACCCTTGTTTGTTTGAGGTATGTCCAAAGGACACAGCTCTAAAAGAAATCGGGAATCTGTTTTCTGAAGACAAAAAGGAAGACATGGGtgtaaaaacatataaacagaAGCTGTGGATCAGACGTGCCCCTCGCTCAAAGGAAATCCTGAAGTCTAGTAGAGTGAACGACATGTTTGCCCAATGCAGAGCGAGAGCTTTAGACTTCAATATCGGCTCAGGCAGCAAACAAAATGTGGATCTGCAACTTTTCACCAACCGGGTGTTGTATGAAGTTTATAAATTTGCACTTGCAATGACAAAGAGTTCACGCAATTTCTTATTCGATATTCTGGGCAACAACTTTAACCTTTTCTTCCACAATGAAGTGCATCAGCGCAATTTTACGTCTTACatgtttgtgaaagaaaagatCCTCCAGAACCACCCTGACAGATGGAAAATGGAGTTCCTCAGCAGCCCCTTTCATTTCCCTGAAGTTTACAACATGGTTGATGTGACCAGTGATTTTCAAACTAGACAGGAAGctgagacagagcagcaaacaaacaGGGATTCACAGCCCTCGGATTCAAGCCAGCAGGAAGATATGGAGCCACATCCGTTCTGCAAAAAGTTTGGCCTCAACCTTTGGTCAACAGAAGAACGTTTGGCGAGCCAAAAGCTTGATTTGACGGTCCTGACCTCAGGCGCTGTGCTGGAAATATTCGCCTTCATCAGAGAGCTGTGTGGATCGCTCAGGGAGCTAGTTAACGACATCCTCGATCACAACTTTGATCTCGATCTGCAAAGTGGATTGACAGAGGCCTCACAGGTGATCCAGAGATGGTACTCCACCCAGAAGAGCTTGATGAGAAAGTACACCTCATCACCAAAGGTAAGCAGGTGGTTTAAAATGGTTGTCCCACTGAATGGTCACTTGCTGCTTGATCCAGAACCACCAACTGCCAACAGCCTGGAGGATCTGGATTCAGAAGACTCAAAGCCAGAAATGGAGGCTTTAGACAGAGATGAGGAGATAGAAGAGAAAAAAGTCATCCGCTATCACTTCTGCGAAGAAATTGGATTGGACCTTGATGTCAACTCTAAACCAGGCAAAACAAAACTCGACTTGGGAGTGCTGACGAGAGGAGTCCTCTTGGAGATGCACCAGTATGTGGAACGAAACTGCAGCCGATACGTTCCCGCTCTGTACGAGATTCTGGAGTACAACTTTGATCTGAGCCCTCAGGGCCATCGGAGGGTGGAGTTCGCCTGGTCCATTGCGGCGCAGGTCATCGCCATCGCAGGTAAAAACGGCAGAAATGGACAATACCTGAACAAAGTGATAGAGTTGCCTTTCGAGGTGTCCGAGTCCTCGCAGATCGTCTGCAAAGAGGAGCCGGAGGACGGCTTCGGTGAGCTTGACCTTAACGATAACAACGACATTATGTTTGTCAGAGAACTGAAGCCTGTTGACATAGAGGTGGAGATAGATTAG